The genomic stretch CATTGGTAATATCTGTCACGAGACTTCCATTAATAGTGGAGCCAGTGGCCGAATCATCATTTCCAAGGACGCCATTTAAGATATCCTTGCTTAAAGCGCTGTTGAGATATCTGCTGAATCTGAGCTTGCTGACGATCTGAGGGTAGTCGAAAATTATGAAGGCTATGTTCGTGTAGAGGCAGCCAATAGCCTTTAGCCATGCGTTTTTCAAACCGTAGCTTGTTACACTGAAAGAGTCTTCTATTAGAGCTGTAGTGAACTTAGGGGGGACCTTAGACTTGAAACAGTTTAGTTGTCTGTCGTAAGATATGCCCTCAATCGGTGGCAGGCTCGTTATGTAGTAATCtatgttaattttgtcAACAAATTCCTCAATTCCATCATTAATTATCTGCTCTTGAAAGCCATTTGGGTTATTAGCTTCTTGAACATTCTTAAAAGACTGTTTTCTGTTTTCAATCTGACCCACATTGTCTCTGACGCTGGAAACGAAACCACAATCTGTGACGGGATTAGTAAGTTTTGCGGAGTCCCTAGTCGCTCCTTCAAGCATATTAGTGGTTTCCGATGTTATGAACCCTGTCTTCGTTTGATCCTGGTTATTATTGGAGCTTAAATTTGCCATGAGGGCCATTTTTCgtgattttttatattcatcCAAACGTTTCATTAAAGCAGTTTTACTACGAGTGTTTAACTCTATCATGATTCCTGTGCTTTAAGATTAACTGTTTTGAAATTATTTTCAATCGCTATTCATTTAATTGGTTATTATGATTAATTTGATGTGTCAACGGAGAAAATGAGAATGTGATTATTTCcataaaataacttaaattGGCTGAGAAGAACAACTTAAGTTTAAATGGATTTTATAATCAGATGTACAAtactttaaaaattactACATTAGAGtcgaaaaaaacaaaaaaacattATATTACATCATGTTAATCATTCCAATGTATACTGCGTTTTCTAAttcctattttacaatttttttaaaaaaatagctaaaatattataataatacaataagATGTTTATcttgtaaattattgttaaaaatCATGCATATTCTATGTGCAAGGATGCATCGGTGTTATTTGAGTGCTGCACGGAGAAAATTTCATTgctgtataaaaatataaaatttgtgCCGGATCTATGGGAAAgatctttattttaacaatatatTGAATAGTTTAAGTACACctttataaaatgttgATGAATTATGATTTTTTTGTCTGGACCTGATATTGCATCTAAAAATCAATTTCTCAAATTagattctattttttaacatgtttattttatatgttacTTAACGCCGTATGATATAAAAAGTTGGTATAAGACAAAATCAgactttatattttgtgattcctttatttatacaccaTTAAATTAACCTTATTGGTCAAGTGTGTAAGCTGcttgtttataatttctGTATATATGtcaataattaataatatattttacgGTAAATCATCATTCTGCCTTTTAAACCTGTAAATATCTAAtagtgtataaataaatgtcCTTTTTCATGTTTTTACTTACTGATTATGTGAGACTGTATTCTGCCATGTGGAGTCTTAAGCTGCACACTCAGTAAATTATGttaatacatttatataagttttatttgtttaaatttatgttgaATCTACTGTTATTTGTTGTCTGACTCTAATTTTGTCTTTGTATTTCTGGATACTTTaatttgtgtgtatgaCCAATTGTACTATACTACCTAATGAGATATACAACATACTGTAAGACATTActaatgtataaatatataggtGTATAACACAGGAACCagataaatacaatatacacacactgtaactaaacaataaaataaaggcAACAATCCAATTATCTAAGTTACCAAGAACACAAGCGATAAGGACAATATATGACATATATCATTGATTTTCATAAAAGATTCAGAGTCGAAAGGTTAAGGGTACGGGGTTTCTATACCACACGTATAAAAGGAAAAccaaataaatcaatactTTATTCGTTACTACCATTAACTACTAGTATTAAGCGTAGCTATGGGACTATCAAAGATAGTGCCAGTCTGCATGACCTTAGCTAGCCGGAATCACCCAGGGCAATTTAgacaatataaattagtaaGCTTCATTAAAATGCATTAACTACTCAATCGTGCACAACCCTTACTCATTAgctaaaaacaaagaagTTAATTCCCTTAAATATATAGGAACATGTAAAAGTAGATTATTAAAACAGTCCGTTAGCCAAAGTCAAATTCAATACTAAGTGCCAACACAGTTTCAACAGCTAGAAAATGAAGGGTGCAACTAGTAGCTAATGGCAGTAATCCACAGATACCTCGATGCCCGGTTCAAGGAGCCAGCAGacaaacaatataattacATGGATGAACAACCCAAGCATTTGGCCGTTCGTCGACGCTGCTTTTTGTACATCTTCAAGTACTCCAACTGTCTCCGGTTGATGGCACCCTTGCGTCGTTCTCTGACAAAGTAAATGGCGTCCAGAGGCTGCATTCCATACTCAACAAGCGCAATACAAGCGAGAACGGGCGCCCTCCCGAGACCTGCAACACAGTGTACTGCGATAGCAGTGTTCGTCTCAAGAGACTTTTGAACCAGAAGCAGCCAATCCGTGACAACTTCCGGAGGCGGAGGGTCACCGTCGTTGAAGAACAAATCGCGTACAGAAATGTCATTCTCAAGAACCAAATTGTGATTATAGTTAGACTCACAAGTTCTAACGAGAACAGCCACTCCGAACTCCTTCATCTCGTTTACGTATAAGTGCAAGTTCGCGTTAGTCGGAGCGTCAAGAATGAGAATTCGAAGACGCTGGTAGACTATCGGAGTGGGcttgtttaaaacatagCTGTGCTCGACCattttaaactaatttGAAGTCAATGAATTTATCAAAGCCTAGTAAGCAAATGTGTTGAACTATGGTACttgaaaatttaacaaatctTTGAATTTAAAGGAATTGGATAACAGTGTTTAACCAATTTGTGTGGGTATGATAGTCAAGTgattgaataaataacctGTGTGAGTAACGAACTAACTCTCCGATTTATATTGAGAAAATGGGCATTTAATCAATAACTACAGTAGCGGTATTCAGGAGTCGTCCGAAAAGTTGATTTATTTGACACCAATCATAAATGTGGGATCAAACTACTCTAATATTACCAAATCCCCCGttcaaatataattacatTGTTGCGGATTGAGATTCTAGCGAagaaatttgttttaataacaaaatCCCCTTTAACAATACGATCACATATAAAGTACgatatcaaataaaaaatgcGACTCTGATAGCCGCAAATTTATGAATCACATTTCTAATTAGTCCTATGAAAAAGCACCTTAACTTTAATTCACTTTCAATAATGTACATAAAGCCTAAAGAATAATCATTAAAAAGtgaataaacataaacacaccattcactaaaataataaataaactatgaataaaattatctGAGAAAATACcattaactttattttatcaatggaggaatgataaaatgagatttaaatcaattttttgATTATAAGCCCACAATTAAACAACAGGTAAACTTAATCTGTTGTATactaatgataaaataatttaatttgatataaaaattaataaaattaaccacAATCAATTCAATCagttaatattattgtgGTGCCTATTAGCGTATGGTAACACTTTCTGTACATTTTCATAGTTTAACTGATAATTAACAAGAGTATAGTTGTTAAATTggttaaaacaatatacgattaaaaaataatataatctTTTcgtaattatatttattattatacgGACCCTGGTACCCACGGatacttatttaataaatcgACTGTGTTGAACACGAAATATAGTGGAAAACGGCCCTtgtgaaaatatatatcaCTTATTTCCGACTGGATCCAACAAAAAATAGATTGATCTTTGTCTCCAGTTTACGCTAATCATTTGAAAATCCATTAACTTCCTTGTGTTTAAATAGCTATAAACTTAATTAATGTCTATAAACAGTACCActtacattaaaaacagaaTACATTTTACGAATTTCATTTGTGTGAGAAATATTGGTGTGTTTGACCTCATAGATGAGtcagttttaattttgagGTAGAATGACTCCAGTATACAAGTTTAAGTTCCAGGTGCGCGGAAAAGTGCAGGGTGTGTTCTTTCGCAAGTTTACTAAGCTCGAAGCCGATAAGCTGGACATAAAGGGGTTCGTTAGGAACGAAGAGGACGGCAGTGTAACGGGCGAAGGACAAACGACGGATGAGTCAAAAATGAACCTGTTCAAGGAGTTTTTGCAAAAGGTCGGGTCCCCGAACTCCGAAATCAAATCTTGTACATTCACCGCCGAGAAGAATGAGCCAAATTACGACTACAAAGAGTTCACCATCGAGCGCTGACCCAACAGAGATTCCTAGGAGCACAAGTAGTTCTAACACGTAATCAAGTTACAAGtactttaatattttaccGAAGTCGGTATTTGCGCGTTTATGGTttacataatttacataaatcTTGCGCAAGGTGTCAGGATTCTTGTACGACTTGCCCTCGCCAACAATGCGATAGCTGACCTTAAAATCCTTAAAATCGGTCACAGCGATCCTAAAAATTGTGAGTCGCATATTTTAGGAGTAACGCAACCGATTTTATTAACTAAGAATGGGAGGTGCCGAGATACCTGACTATCTTCTCCTTGAACTCGTCGCCGGCCTTACCGACGAAAACACGGTCAAAGGTGTACAATTCgttatttatgttgtaTAATTTGCATATTACGCTTTCGGACTCAATGTATTTGCTAAAgaaataagttaaaaaatgaaactAACTTTAAGACTGAGTCCTTGTAGCAGAGCCAATTAGGATTGTATCCTCCGACATATATCGAGTGTTTATTGACAAAAACAATTGAATCGGTTTTATATTCGTATTCATTGGACTCAAtactaaattataataattatgatagtgataaaataatttattttatatatttatacagtAAATTTAAGTTACCTGTTATATATAGACTCTAGCCTTTTTGAATCGAATTCATAATAGTTAACCAGTTGAAACAAAGCATTTGTTGACGTATTTAATTCATCTAAtctgtaaaaaatattatttggCTACCAGAATGTTTAATCTCTAATTAGCACAAGTCAAGTGTTGAAGTAAATAACTATTCAGTTTGTTAACTTACATTGAatttagaaaaaacaaTCTACATTGTAACTCAGAAGTTGTCAAAATACATCCATTTAAAAGAAGAATATCCAGAAcgtaatatatgtgtagCTTGCTGGACTTAATACCGTTGGATGACTTAAAAGTATTTTCTGAGTTGGATTTATAGTATACACAATCCAAAATGGTAAGACCCTTTAATCCAATCTTAAAATAGTTTTTAACAGTGCCTTCTTTGTTGTAAACAGTGGCAAAGTTGTTCTTGATGTAAATCAAAGCCCTGGAGCCTTCGGGTCTgacaaaaaacaaactttCCTTTATTAGTGCAACTTCTTCAGAGATTAATGAATCCAAACAGGTAATAAACTCAGGAAAGACTAAAATTTCATTAATATCAGTTTGGTTAACTGAATATTCATCGAAAATTGTGGGATCCACAGGAATCTTTGATTGAATGGAAAAATCGGTATTATTGAATGAATACTCGAAACTGTCGAATTCAGTAAATGACTCGAGATTTTCTAGGTATTTCTTCCTGCGTTTCTCCACAAATTCTTCTCTTAAATACTCTAAAGCCCTGGGTCTCTTATTCTCCATAATATATCCATCATCTAAGAAGATCTAGCAgataatgaagaaaaacaaTCACAAACAtgaaacaaaaaacaataataaccTTATTATTGTAGGATTTACAACCAAA from Theileria orientalis strain Shintoku DNA, chromosome 1, complete genome encodes the following:
- a CDS encoding protein tyrosine phosphatase, which translates into the protein MVEHSYVLNKPTPIVYQRLRILILDAPTNANLHLYVNEMKEFGVAVLVRTCESNYNHNLVLENDISVRDLFFNDGDPPPPEVVTDWLLLVQKSLETNTAIAVHCVAGLGRAPVLACIALVEYGMQPLDAIYFVRERRKGAINRRQLEYLKMYKKQRRRTAKCLGCSSM
- a CDS encoding acylphosphatase, whose amino-acid sequence is MTPVYKFKFQVRGKVQGVFFRKFTKLEADKLDIKGFVRNEEDGSVTGEGQTTDESKMNLFKEFLQKVGSPNSEIKSCTFTAEKNEPNYDYKEFTIER